From Streptomyces fungicidicus, one genomic window encodes:
- a CDS encoding ATP-dependent helicase translates to MSTSSFTSGLSHPQVRRGNRGAYRLVRTPPARGNPPRLDAAQRSVVEHTTGPLLVLAGPGTGKTTTLVESVAARIARGGDPERILVLTFSRRAAVELRDRMALRIGAAHAPQATTFHSFCYALIRAHQDSDLFVEPLRLLSGPEQDVTVRELLAGQVDLERLGLAHVRWPDELRACLTTRGFADEVRAVLARSRELGLGPGALDAFARRIGRPDWRAASAFLAEYLDVLDLQGVLDYAELVHRAVLLARRPEIAGQLAARYDAVYVDEYQDTDPAQVRLLHALAGGRTLVAFGDPDQSIYAFRGADVGGILEFPHAFPRADGRPAPVEVLRTSRRSGAALLDATRRVTRRMPLPRLPAEKVRAHRELTPHRDGGRAEVYTYPTSGTELDNIADILRRAHLEDGVPWNEMAVLVRAGARTLPTVRRALTSAGVPVDVDGDDLPLRHEPAVAPLLTALRAVAAAEADGPADTGADAAAAPCWLATETALTLLTSPLAGMDAADLRRLGRALREEERAAGNPLPPPSDELLARALAEPERLAVHDPAYARGAQRLGALLSRARERLAGGGTAEETLWDLWDGTPWPQRLERSARRGGAAGRNADRDLDAVCALFATAARAEERTGGRGALNFLEEIEAEDIAADTLTRRAARHDAVRLMTAHRSKGLEWRLVVVAGVQEGLWPDLRRRGSLLEADRIGRDGLAEPLTPGALLAEERRLFYVAATRARERLVVTAVQAPADDGDQPSRFLTELGVEPKDVTGRPRRPLSVAALVAELRATTVDPRVSDTLREAAAQRLARLAALADEDGRPLVPSAHPYRWWGMFEPTRSRVPLRDRDQPVVLSGSALDQLANTCALQWFLGREVKADAPATAAQGFGNVVHVLADEVASGHTPADLDVLMERLDSVWNALAFDAPWKSAQERENARVALERFLKWHVMDRTGRTPVASEHDFDVTLGAGDYEVRIRGQMDRVETDGDGRAYVVDFKTGKQAPSSTEVEHHPQLAVYQLAVREGAVDEAFGGTRPEPGGAELVQLRQGAAKRDGGETLPKVQAQKPPEGEWVGDLLATAAGKVLDERFTPTTGQHCAHCAFRASCSARPEGRHVVE, encoded by the coding sequence GTGAGCACCTCTTCCTTCACCAGCGGCCTGTCGCACCCCCAGGTGCGGCGGGGGAACCGTGGCGCTTATCGACTGGTGCGTACCCCACCCGCTCGCGGGAATCCCCCCCGTCTGGACGCCGCGCAGCGCTCCGTGGTTGAGCACACGACCGGCCCCCTGCTCGTTCTCGCAGGTCCGGGCACCGGAAAGACCACCACGCTCGTCGAGTCCGTGGCCGCGCGGATCGCCCGTGGCGGGGACCCGGAACGGATCCTGGTGCTGACGTTCAGCCGCAGGGCGGCCGTCGAACTGCGCGACCGCATGGCCCTGCGCATCGGGGCGGCGCACGCCCCGCAGGCGACCACCTTCCACTCGTTCTGCTACGCCCTGATCCGCGCCCACCAGGACAGCGACCTCTTCGTGGAACCGCTGCGGCTGCTGTCCGGCCCCGAGCAGGACGTCACCGTCCGCGAGCTGCTCGCCGGCCAGGTGGACCTGGAACGGCTCGGACTCGCCCATGTGCGCTGGCCGGACGAACTGCGCGCCTGCCTCACCACCCGCGGCTTCGCCGACGAGGTCCGCGCGGTGCTCGCCCGCAGCCGCGAACTCGGCCTCGGCCCCGGCGCCCTGGACGCCTTCGCCCGCCGCATCGGACGCCCCGACTGGCGCGCCGCCTCCGCCTTCCTCGCCGAATACCTCGACGTCCTCGACCTGCAGGGCGTCCTCGACTACGCCGAACTGGTCCACCGCGCGGTGCTCCTCGCCCGCCGCCCGGAGATCGCCGGACAGCTCGCCGCGCGCTACGACGCCGTCTACGTCGACGAGTACCAGGACACCGACCCCGCCCAGGTACGGCTGCTGCACGCCCTGGCCGGCGGACGCACCCTCGTCGCCTTCGGCGACCCCGACCAGTCGATCTACGCCTTCCGGGGCGCCGACGTGGGCGGCATCCTGGAGTTCCCCCACGCATTCCCCCGCGCGGACGGCCGCCCCGCCCCGGTCGAGGTGCTGCGCACCTCCCGCCGCTCCGGAGCCGCCCTGCTGGACGCCACCCGGCGGGTGACCCGGCGCATGCCGCTGCCCCGCCTGCCCGCCGAGAAGGTCCGCGCGCACCGGGAGCTGACCCCGCACCGCGACGGCGGCCGGGCCGAGGTGTACACCTACCCGACGTCCGGCACCGAACTGGACAACATCGCCGACATCCTGCGCCGGGCGCACCTGGAGGACGGCGTCCCCTGGAACGAGATGGCCGTCCTGGTGCGGGCCGGCGCCCGCACCCTGCCCACGGTGCGCCGCGCGCTCACCTCGGCGGGCGTCCCCGTGGACGTCGACGGCGACGACCTGCCGCTGCGCCACGAACCCGCGGTCGCCCCGCTGCTGACGGCCCTGCGCGCGGTGGCGGCGGCGGAGGCGGACGGCCCCGCGGACACCGGGGCCGACGCCGCGGCCGCGCCGTGCTGGCTCGCCACCGAGACCGCCCTCACCCTGCTCACCTCCCCCCTCGCCGGCATGGACGCCGCCGATCTGCGCCGCCTCGGACGGGCCCTGCGCGAGGAGGAGCGGGCCGCGGGCAACCCGCTGCCGCCGCCCTCGGACGAACTGCTCGCGCGTGCGCTGGCCGAACCGGAGCGGCTCGCCGTGCACGACCCCGCGTACGCGCGGGGCGCCCAGCGCCTCGGCGCCCTGCTGAGCCGGGCCCGCGAACGCCTCGCGGGCGGCGGCACGGCCGAGGAGACCCTGTGGGACCTCTGGGACGGCACGCCGTGGCCGCAGCGCCTGGAGCGCTCCGCCCGGCGCGGCGGCGCGGCCGGCCGCAACGCCGACCGGGACCTCGACGCGGTGTGCGCGCTGTTCGCGACCGCCGCCCGCGCCGAGGAACGCACCGGCGGCCGGGGCGCCCTGAACTTCCTGGAGGAGATCGAGGCCGAGGACATCGCCGCCGACACCCTCACGCGGCGCGCCGCCCGCCACGACGCCGTGCGCCTGATGACCGCGCACCGCTCCAAGGGCCTGGAGTGGCGCCTGGTCGTCGTGGCCGGCGTCCAGGAGGGACTCTGGCCGGACCTGCGCCGCCGCGGCTCCCTGCTGGAGGCCGACCGCATCGGCCGCGACGGACTCGCCGAACCCCTCACCCCCGGCGCGCTGCTCGCCGAGGAGCGCCGTCTCTTCTACGTCGCCGCCACCCGCGCGCGCGAGCGTCTCGTCGTGACGGCCGTGCAGGCGCCCGCCGACGACGGTGACCAGCCCTCCCGCTTCCTCACCGAACTCGGCGTCGAACCCAAGGACGTCACGGGACGACCGCGCCGCCCCCTGTCCGTCGCCGCGCTCGTCGCCGAACTGCGCGCCACGACGGTCGACCCACGGGTCTCCGACACCCTCAGGGAGGCCGCCGCCCAGCGGCTGGCCCGGCTCGCGGCGCTCGCCGACGAGGACGGCCGCCCGCTGGTCCCGTCCGCGCACCCCTACCGCTGGTGGGGCATGTTCGAACCAACCCGCAGCAGGGTGCCCCTGCGCGACCGCGACCAGCCCGTCGTGCTCTCCGGCAGCGCCCTCGACCAGCTCGCCAACACTTGCGCCCTGCAGTGGTTCCTGGGCCGCGAGGTGAAGGCCGACGCGCCCGCCACCGCCGCCCAGGGCTTCGGCAACGTGGTGCACGTCCTCGCCGACGAGGTGGCCTCCGGGCACACCCCGGCCGATCTCGACGTCCTCATGGAGCGCCTCGACTCCGTGTGGAACGCGCTCGCCTTCGACGCGCCGTGGAAGTCGGCGCAGGAGAGGGAGAACGCGCGCGTGGCGCTCGAACGCTTCCTGAAGTGGCACGTCATGGACCGCACCGGACGCACCCCGGTGGCCAGCGAGCACGACTTCGACGTCACCCTCGGGGCGGGCGACTACGAGGTCCGCATCCGCGGCCAGATGGACCGGGTCGAGACCGACGGCGACGGCCGCGCGTACGTCGTCGACTTCAAGACCGGCAAACAGGCGCCGAGCTCCACGGAGGTGGAGCACCACCCGCAGCTCGCCGTCTACCAGCTCGCCGTCCGCGAGGGCGCCGTTGACGAGGCCTTTGGCGGAACCCGCCCCGAACCGGGCGGCGCCGAGCTCGTCCAGCTGCGTCAGGGGGCCGCCAAGCGGGACGGCGGCGAGACCCTGCCCAAGGTGCAGGCCCAGAAGCCGCCCGAGGGGGAGTGGGTCGGCGATCTGCTGGCCACGGCCGCCGGCAAGGTCCTCGACGAACGGTTCACCCCGACCACAGGCCAGCACTGCGCTCACTGCGCCTTCCGCGCCTCGTGCAGCGCCCGGCCCGAGGGCCGGCACGTCGTCGAGTGA
- a CDS encoding mycoredoxin produces MQGTVTMYSTTWCGYCRRLKSQMDREGIAYTEINIEQDPESAAFVEKANGGNQTVPTVLFPDGSTLTNPSLAQVKQKVGV; encoded by the coding sequence ATGCAGGGCACTGTGACGATGTACAGCACCACGTGGTGCGGCTACTGCCGCCGGCTGAAGAGCCAGATGGACCGCGAGGGCATCGCTTACACCGAGATCAACATCGAGCAGGACCCGGAGTCCGCGGCGTTCGTGGAGAAGGCGAACGGCGGAAACCAGACGGTGCCGACCGTTCTCTTCCCCGACGGCTCGACGCTCACCAACCCGTCGCTGGCGCAGGTGAAGCAGAAGGTCGGCGTCTGA
- a CDS encoding dipeptidase, whose translation MSQPVDSAVSAVRTYIEQHRAAFLDDLAEWLRIPSVSAQPDHAPDVRGSAEWLAAALEETGFPTVEVWHTPGAPAVYAEWPSDDPGAPTVLVYGHHDVQPAAREDGWDSDPFEPVVRDGRLYARGAADDKGQVFFHTLGVRAHLATTGRTAPAVHLKLLIEGEEESGSPHFRELVEQRAERLGADAVIVSDTGMWSEDTPTVCTGMRGLAECEIRLYGPDQDVHSGSFGGAVPNPATAAARLVAALHDDRARVAIPGFYDGVVELTDRERELFAELPFDEGQWLRAAKSHGTRGEAGYSTLERVWARPTAEVNGIGGGYQGPGSKTIIPSSAMVKLSFRLVAGQDPEQVRKAVLAWAPGQVPEGIRCEISFSPATRPCLTPLDHPALRSVVRAMGRAFDKPVRFTREGGSGPAADLQDVLGAPVLFLGISVPSDGWHAPNEKVELDLLLKGAETSAHLWGDLAEHWRPVP comes from the coding sequence ATGAGCCAGCCCGTTGACAGTGCCGTCAGCGCCGTCCGTACGTACATCGAGCAGCACCGTGCCGCCTTCCTCGACGACCTCGCCGAGTGGCTGCGCATCCCGTCGGTCTCGGCCCAGCCCGACCACGCGCCCGACGTGCGCGGCAGCGCCGAGTGGCTCGCCGCCGCACTCGAGGAGACGGGCTTCCCCACGGTTGAGGTCTGGCACACCCCCGGCGCCCCGGCCGTCTACGCCGAGTGGCCCTCCGACGACCCCGGGGCGCCCACCGTGCTGGTCTACGGCCACCACGACGTGCAGCCCGCGGCACGCGAGGACGGCTGGGACAGCGACCCCTTCGAACCCGTCGTCCGGGACGGCCGTCTCTACGCGCGCGGCGCGGCCGACGACAAGGGGCAGGTGTTCTTCCACACACTCGGCGTCCGGGCCCACCTCGCGACCACCGGCCGCACCGCCCCCGCCGTGCACCTGAAGCTGCTGATCGAGGGCGAGGAGGAATCCGGCTCCCCGCACTTCCGGGAGCTCGTCGAACAGCGCGCGGAGCGGCTCGGCGCCGACGCCGTGATCGTCTCCGACACCGGCATGTGGTCCGAGGACACCCCCACCGTGTGCACCGGCATGCGCGGCCTCGCCGAGTGCGAGATCCGGCTGTACGGCCCCGACCAGGACGTCCACTCCGGTTCCTTCGGCGGCGCCGTCCCCAACCCGGCCACCGCCGCCGCCCGCCTGGTGGCCGCCCTGCACGACGACCGGGCGCGCGTGGCGATCCCCGGCTTCTACGACGGAGTCGTCGAACTCACCGACCGCGAACGCGAACTCTTCGCCGAGCTGCCCTTCGACGAGGGACAGTGGCTGCGCGCCGCGAAGTCCCACGGCACCCGGGGTGAAGCCGGCTACTCCACCCTGGAGCGCGTCTGGGCCCGCCCCACCGCCGAGGTCAACGGCATCGGCGGCGGCTACCAGGGACCCGGCAGCAAGACGATCATCCCGTCATCCGCCATGGTGAAGCTCTCCTTCCGGCTCGTCGCCGGCCAGGACCCCGAGCAGGTGCGGAAGGCCGTCCTCGCCTGGGCGCCCGGACAGGTGCCCGAGGGCATCCGCTGCGAGATCTCCTTCAGCCCCGCCACCCGCCCGTGCCTGACCCCCCTGGACCACCCGGCCCTGCGGTCCGTGGTCCGCGCGATGGGCCGCGCCTTCGACAAACCCGTCCGCTTCACCCGCGAAGGAGGCTCCGGCCCCGCCGCCGACCTCCAGGACGTCCTCGGCGCCCCCGTGCTGTTCCTGGGCATCTCCGTCCCGTCCGACGGCTGGCACGCCCCCAACGAGAAGGTCGAGCTGGACCTGCTCCTCAAGGGCGCCGAGACCAGCGCCCACCTGTGGGGCGACCTCGCCGAGCACTGGCGGCCCGTCCCCTGA
- the nudC gene encoding NAD(+) diphosphatase, with the protein MTTWTDHTADRPISLTAPSGIDRAAHHRLDEAWLAAAWSHPSTRCFVVSGGQVLIDEVADGRTELVMTPSFEAPLTEAHRYFLGNDENGVSYFALQKDSLPGRMDDSARPAGLREAGLLLSPREAGLMVHAVALENWQRLHRFCSRCGERTVIAAAGHIRRCPACGAEHYPRTDPAVIMAVVDDQDRILLGRQVHWPEGRFSTLAGFVEPGEAIEQSVRREVHEEVGIGVGEVEYVASQPWPFPSSLMLGFVARATTTVIDVDGDEIHEARWFSRDELGAAFASGEVLPPYGISIAARLIERWYGKELPTRGAF; encoded by the coding sequence GTGACCACCTGGACCGACCACACCGCCGACCGCCCCATCTCGCTCACCGCCCCGAGCGGCATCGACCGCGCCGCCCACCACCGGCTCGACGAGGCATGGCTCGCGGCGGCGTGGAGCCACCCCTCGACCCGCTGCTTCGTGGTCTCCGGCGGCCAGGTGCTCATCGACGAGGTGGCGGACGGGCGGACCGAACTCGTCATGACCCCGTCCTTCGAGGCCCCGCTCACCGAGGCCCACCGCTACTTCCTGGGCAACGACGAGAACGGCGTCAGCTACTTCGCCCTCCAGAAGGACTCCCTGCCCGGCCGCATGGACGACTCCGCCCGCCCGGCGGGCCTGCGCGAGGCGGGACTGCTCCTGTCGCCCCGCGAGGCCGGCCTGATGGTGCACGCGGTCGCCCTGGAGAACTGGCAGCGGCTGCACCGCTTCTGCTCCCGCTGCGGCGAGCGCACCGTCATCGCCGCCGCGGGACACATCCGCCGCTGCCCCGCCTGCGGCGCCGAGCACTACCCCCGCACCGACCCCGCGGTGATCATGGCCGTCGTCGACGACCAGGACCGCATCCTGCTCGGCCGCCAGGTGCACTGGCCCGAGGGCCGCTTCTCCACGCTCGCCGGATTCGTCGAGCCCGGCGAGGCCATCGAGCAGTCGGTGCGCCGGGAGGTCCACGAGGAGGTGGGCATCGGCGTCGGCGAGGTCGAGTACGTCGCCAGCCAGCCCTGGCCCTTCCCGTCCAGCCTCATGCTGGGCTTCGTCGCCCGCGCCACCACCACCGTGATCGATGTCGACGGCGACGAGATCCACGAGGCCCGCTGGTTCTCCCGCGACGAACTCGGCGCCGCCTTCGCCTCCGGCGAGGTCCTCCCGCCCTACGGCATCTCCATCGCGGCCCGTCTCATCGAGCGCTGGTACGGCAAGGAGCTGCCGACCCGCGGCGCCTTCTGA
- a CDS encoding UvrD-helicase domain-containing protein yields MPARITDPDQLKELLGIPFTPEQTACITAPPAPQVIVAGAGSGKTTVMAARVVWLVGTGQVAPEQVLGLTFTNKAAGELAERVRKALVRAGVTDPDAIDPDNPPGEPVISTYHAFAGRLLTDHGLRVGLEPTSRLLADATRYQLAARVLREAPGLYPALTRSFPDLVGDLLTLDAELAEHLVRPEDLRDHDAELLRTLENTRLTNADLRKVPEAAAARRELADLVLRYRAAKRERDLLDFGDQIALSARLAALPEVGRVLRDEFRVVLLDEYQDTSVAQRVLLAGLFGGGTGHPVTAVGDPCQAIYGWRGASVANLDDFPEHFAHADGRTATRQSLSENRRSGGRLLDLANGLAEPLRAMHAGVEALRPAPGAERDGTVRCALLATHAEEIDWIADSIAHLVNTGKAPGEIAVLCRTAGDFAEIQGALVARDVPVEVVGLSGLLHLPEIADLVAVCEVLQDPGANASLVRLLTGPRWRIGPRDLALLGRRARRLVTHARVDGDDDPDRRLAEAVEGVDPAEVISLADALDTFLETPMDGRRDDDGLPFSPDARVRFARLATELRDLRRSLADPLMDVLHRVLAVTGLEVELSASPHALAARRRETLSNFLDVAASFAAGDGEATLLAFLGFLRTAAQYEKGLDNALPGGENTVKVLTAHKSKGLEWDVVAVPGLVTGTFPSGQGREKWTAQGKVLPHALRGDADTLPDVDSWDSRGLKAFHEAMKEHQHTEELRLGYVTFTRPRSLLLGSGHWWGPSQKKPRGPSAFLHALYRHCAAGYGEIEAWADEPAEDEENPALHRATDDQVWPLALDDAALARRRAAADTVLAHLDRLATRSDGPAAAVHDPDAQDHPDWPPPPDDEDLPEEDPFADADPGDWDSWVTDRPAVPHQASAPEAAPRPRTPEREPVPPPRPRLTPEEARAVASWDRDLDALAGELLRTRESVTEVLLPASLTASQLLRLAADPDGFAQELARPMPRPPQPAARRGTRFHAWVEARFEELTLPMLDPDELPGSDAEIEDERDLEALKEAFERTEYAHRTPHRVETPFQLSIADRVVRGRIDAVYTKQDGDGTTYEIVDWKTSRGRTADPLQLAVYRLAWAEQQGIPLESVTAAFLYVRTGEVVRPGALPGRPELERLLLGEPPGGTPGEIPHSEDTGAGR; encoded by the coding sequence GTGCCCGCTCGTATCACCGATCCCGATCAGCTCAAGGAGCTCCTCGGCATCCCCTTCACCCCGGAGCAGACGGCCTGCATCACCGCGCCGCCCGCCCCGCAGGTGATCGTGGCCGGAGCCGGATCGGGCAAGACGACGGTGATGGCGGCGCGCGTGGTGTGGCTGGTGGGCACCGGCCAGGTCGCCCCCGAACAGGTGCTCGGCCTCACCTTCACCAACAAGGCCGCGGGCGAGCTCGCCGAACGCGTCCGCAAGGCACTGGTCAGGGCCGGCGTCACCGACCCGGACGCCATCGACCCGGACAACCCCCCGGGCGAGCCGGTGATCTCGACCTACCACGCCTTCGCGGGCCGCCTGCTGACCGACCACGGACTGCGCGTCGGCCTCGAACCGACCTCCCGGCTGCTCGCCGACGCCACCCGCTACCAGCTCGCCGCGCGCGTGCTGCGCGAGGCCCCCGGCCTCTACCCGGCGCTCACCCGCTCCTTCCCCGACCTGGTCGGCGACCTCCTCACCCTCGACGCCGAGCTCGCCGAACACCTGGTACGCCCCGAGGACCTGCGCGACCACGACGCCGAGCTGCTGCGCACCCTGGAGAACACCAGGCTCACCAACGCCGACCTGCGCAAGGTCCCCGAGGCGGCCGCGGCCCGCCGCGAACTGGCCGACCTGGTGCTGCGCTACCGGGCCGCCAAACGCGAACGGGACCTGCTCGACTTCGGCGACCAGATCGCCCTGTCCGCCCGGCTCGCCGCCCTCCCCGAGGTCGGCCGAGTGCTGCGCGACGAGTTCCGCGTGGTCCTCCTCGACGAGTACCAGGACACCTCGGTCGCCCAGCGCGTCCTGCTCGCCGGACTCTTCGGCGGCGGCACCGGCCACCCGGTGACCGCGGTCGGCGACCCCTGCCAGGCGATCTACGGCTGGCGCGGCGCCTCCGTCGCCAACCTCGACGACTTCCCCGAGCACTTCGCCCACGCCGACGGCCGCACCGCCACCCGCCAGTCGCTCAGCGAGAACCGCCGCAGCGGCGGCCGCCTGCTGGACCTCGCCAACGGGCTCGCCGAGCCACTGCGCGCCATGCACGCGGGCGTGGAGGCGCTCCGCCCGGCCCCGGGCGCCGAACGCGACGGCACCGTGCGCTGCGCCCTGCTGGCCACCCACGCCGAGGAGATCGACTGGATCGCCGACTCCATCGCCCACCTCGTGAACACCGGCAAGGCACCCGGCGAGATCGCCGTGCTGTGCCGCACGGCCGGCGACTTCGCCGAGATCCAGGGCGCCCTGGTCGCCAGGGACGTCCCCGTCGAGGTGGTCGGCCTGTCCGGGCTGCTGCACCTGCCCGAGATCGCCGATCTCGTCGCCGTCTGCGAGGTCCTCCAGGACCCCGGGGCCAACGCCTCCCTGGTACGGCTGCTGACCGGCCCGCGCTGGCGCATCGGCCCCCGCGACCTCGCCCTGCTGGGCCGGCGGGCCCGGCGGCTCGTCACCCACGCGCGCGTGGACGGCGACGACGACCCCGACCGGCGGCTCGCCGAAGCCGTCGAGGGAGTCGACCCGGCCGAGGTGATCTCGCTCGCCGACGCCCTCGACACCTTCCTCGAGACCCCGATGGACGGCCGCCGGGACGACGACGGGCTGCCCTTCTCACCGGACGCGCGCGTGCGCTTCGCCCGCCTGGCCACCGAACTGCGCGACCTGCGCCGCTCCCTCGCCGACCCCCTCATGGACGTGCTGCACCGCGTCCTGGCCGTCACCGGCCTGGAGGTCGAGCTGTCCGCCTCGCCGCACGCCCTGGCCGCCCGCCGGCGCGAGACCCTGTCCAACTTCCTCGACGTCGCCGCCTCCTTCGCCGCCGGCGACGGCGAGGCCACCCTGCTCGCCTTCCTCGGCTTCCTGCGCACCGCCGCCCAGTACGAGAAGGGCCTCGACAACGCCCTGCCCGGCGGCGAGAACACCGTCAAGGTGCTCACCGCCCACAAGTCCAAGGGCCTCGAATGGGACGTCGTCGCCGTCCCCGGACTGGTCACCGGCACCTTCCCCAGCGGCCAGGGCCGCGAGAAGTGGACCGCGCAGGGCAAGGTGCTGCCGCACGCGCTGCGCGGCGACGCCGACACCCTGCCCGACGTCGACTCCTGGGACTCCCGGGGCCTGAAGGCCTTCCACGAGGCCATGAAGGAGCACCAGCACACCGAGGAACTCCGCCTCGGCTACGTCACCTTCACCCGCCCCCGCTCCCTGCTGCTCGGCTCCGGCCACTGGTGGGGACCCAGCCAGAAGAAGCCGCGCGGACCCTCCGCGTTCCTCCACGCCCTGTACCGGCACTGCGCCGCCGGGTACGGCGAGATCGAGGCATGGGCGGACGAGCCCGCCGAGGACGAGGAGAACCCGGCCCTTCACCGGGCCACCGACGACCAGGTGTGGCCCCTGGCCCTGGACGACGCCGCCCTTGCCCGCCGCCGCGCGGCCGCCGACACGGTCCTCGCCCACCTCGACCGCCTCGCCACCCGCTCCGACGGCCCCGCCGCGGCCGTGCACGACCCCGACGCCCAGGACCATCCGGACTGGCCGCCACCGCCCGATGACGAGGACCTCCCCGAGGAGGACCCCTTCGCGGACGCCGATCCGGGCGACTGGGACTCCTGGGTCACCGACCGTCCCGCCGTCCCGCACCAGGCGTCGGCCCCGGAAGCCGCCCCGCGCCCCCGCACGCCGGAGCGGGAGCCGGTGCCCCCGCCGCGCCCCCGGCTCACCCCCGAAGAGGCCCGCGCCGTCGCCTCCTGGGACCGCGACCTCGACGCCCTCGCCGGAGAGCTGCTGCGCACCCGCGAGAGCGTCACCGAGGTCCTGCTGCCCGCCTCGCTGACCGCCTCCCAGCTGCTGCGCCTGGCCGCCGACCCGGACGGCTTCGCCCAGGAGCTGGCCCGCCCCATGCCCCGCCCGCCGCAGCCCGCCGCACGCCGCGGCACCCGTTTCCACGCCTGGGTCGAGGCACGCTTCGAGGAACTGACCCTGCCCATGCTCGACCCGGACGAGCTGCCCGGCAGCGACGCCGAGATCGAAGACGAACGCGACCTGGAGGCCCTCAAGGAGGCCTTCGAACGCACCGAGTACGCCCACCGCACCCCGCACCGCGTGGAGACGCCCTTCCAGCTGTCGATCGCCGACCGCGTTGTCCGCGGCCGCATCGACGCCGTCTACACCAAGCAGGACGGTGACGGGACGACGTACGAGATCGTCGACTGGAAGACCAGCCGGGGCCGCACCGCCGACCCGCTCCAGCTCGCCGTCTACCGGCTCGCCTGGGCCGAACAGCAGGGGATCCCCCTGGAGAGCGTCACGGCCGCGTTCCTGTACGTGCGCACCGGCGAGGTGGTCCGCCCCGGCGCACTGCCCGGCCGTCCCGAACTGGAACGGCTGCTGCTCGGAGAGCCGCCCGGCGGGACGCCCGGTGAGATACCGCACTCCGAGGACACCGGCGCGGGCCGATAG